The following proteins are co-located in the Lepus europaeus isolate LE1 chromosome 15, mLepTim1.pri, whole genome shotgun sequence genome:
- the RPL37 gene encoding large ribosomal subunit protein eL37, translated as MTKGTSSFGKRRNKTHTLCRRCGSKAYHLQKSTCGKCGYPAKRKRKYNWSAKAKRRNTTGTGRMRHLKIVYRRFRHGFREGTTPKPKRAAVAASSSS; from the exons ATG ACGAAGGGGACGTCATCGTTTGGAAAGCGTCGCAACAAGACGCACACGCTGTGCCGCCGCTGCGGCTCTAAGGCCTACCACCTTCAGAAGTCGACGTGTGGCAAATGCGGCTACCCTGCCAAGCGCAAGAGAAAGT ATAACTGGAGTGCCAAGGCTAAAAGACGAAATACCACTGGGACTGGTCGGATGAGGCACCTAAAAATTGTATACCGCAGATTCAG GCATGGATTCCGTGAAGGAACAACACCTAAACCCAAGAGGGCAGCCGTTGCAGCATCCAGTTCATCTTGA